The following proteins are co-located in the Betta splendens chromosome 9, fBetSpl5.4, whole genome shotgun sequence genome:
- the fancc gene encoding Fanconi anemia group C protein, whose translation MSQVLDIQEMQFWLDKVVSWGQADSPDTQRDSRLHLGRLKEFLQQVLTHISNTSSTTEIMERMPFLGQFLGRLCWNSYITADDTSRSLLFQCLWGLYSEHPSTAVERKANQWIQKVLCQLTTEEDSVAMPHLMNGLHVPPTEYHLKVLRKIVTMLQGSIGRSCSSLGNTNERCSCDSVLATSEACVPLVKSSEAAPLVSALLQRPVTCVKAALSEHFLDACSSAYSSQRLSLEEPAAVSLWYHSLSSLEEAVLSLLESVLTNTGSTPQKLEQLIAQSMLPKACAQHCSIFLVTNDIFRSILKQAEGHEPVKCLIQTFTSCFLKEMTVLQSQKCVSVKAFFPQSPQRLLVPLLTQPSEMPREAWRHHLNWLSSSLQRLTEEEEEDAGERSSTTRGYHTVFEAWFLLVQCARWVQAALQLLVSSGPVDAGPLLWLLTFYYHPTNRGHGRALQLVRAREAWSHLLSLSTAEAGPLPAGHLQSLVTLVSTQPQQPSQPPLLILSLLIGFTVFFPQSLSKSTEILQMVVGRSGLVDEAACVLCSLELRLNEGSCSSSNADGVHLRLKALQNTLTHMHAA comes from the exons ATGTCCCAGGTGCTGGATATCCAGGAGATGCAGTTCTGGCTGGATAAAGTGGTGTCTTGGGGACAGGCTGACAGTCCAGACACTCAGAGAGACAGCCGCCTGCACCTCGGCAGACTTAAAGAGTTTCTCCAGCAAGTCCTCACCCACATCAGCAACACA AGCTCCACAACAGAAATCATGGAGAGGATGCCCTTTCTAGGACAGTTCCTAGGCCGCCTCTGCTGGAACTCCTATATCACTGCAGACG ATACCAGCAGAAGCCTCCTGTTCCAGTGTCTGTGGGGACTTTACTCAGAGCATCCAAGCACAGCAGTAGAAAGAAAAGCCAACCAGTGGATACAG AAAGTGTTGTGTCAACttaccacagaagaagacagcGTCGCGATGCCACACTTAATGAACGGTCTGCACGTACCACCGACAGAGTATCATCTCAAGGTCCTGAGAAAG ATAGTGACAATGCTGCAGGGAAGCATTGGGAGAAGTTGCAGTTCTCTGGGCAACACAAACGAGAG GTGCTCGTGTGACAGCGTCCTGGCCACATCAGAGGCCTGTGTTCCTCTGGTCAAGTCTTCTGAGGCGGCTCCTCTCGTCAgtgcgctgctgcagcggcCGGTGACTTGTGTCAAGGCAGCGCTCAGTGAACACTTCCTAGACGCTTGTAGCTCCGCCTATTCAAG CCAGCGCTTGTCTTTGgaagaaccagcagcagtgtCTCTGTGGTATCACAGCCTGTCCAGCCTGGAGGAGGCCGTGCTCAGTCTCCTGGAGTCGGTTCTTACCAACACAGGGTCAACGCCTcagaagctggagcagctcatAGCTCAGTCAATGCTA CCTAAAGCGTGTGCTCAGCACTGCTCCATCTTCTTGGTTACAAATGACATCTTCAG GTCTATCCTTAAACAAGCTGAAGGACATGAGCCTGTTAAGTGTCTTATCCAAACCTTTACCAGCTGTTTTCTCAAGGAAATGACAGTGTTACAGTCCCAG aagtgtgtgtctgtgaaggcTTTCTTCCCTCAGTCTCCACAGAGGCTGCTGGTTCCCCTGCTGACCCAGCCGTCAG AGATGCCACGGGAGGCTTGGAGGCATCACCTGAACTGGCTCAGCAGCTCATTACAGAGACtgacagaagaggaagaggaggacgctgGAGAGcgcagcagcaccaccag AGGGTACCACACGGTGTTTGAGGCCTGGTTCCTTTTGGTTCAATGTGCCCGGTGGGTGCAGGCggctctccagctgctggtcagCTCCGGGCCCGTGGACGCCGGCCCACTCCTGTGGCTGCTGACCTTCTACTACCACCCCACCAACAGAGGGCACGGCAGAGCTCTACAGCTG GTTCGAGCCAGAGAAGCTTGGAGCCACCTACTGTCCCTTTCCACGGCCGAAGCTGGTCCACTTCCTGCTGGCCACCTGCAGTCACTGGTCACCCTGGTGTCAACGCAACCTCAGCAACCATCACAGCCTCCGTTATTGATCCTCAGCCTCTTAATCGGCTTCACCGTTTTCTTCCCACAGTCACTGAGTAAATCAACAGAGATTCTACAGATG GTGGTGGGCCGGTCTGGTCTGGTTGATGAAGCAGCATGTGTTCTCTGCTCGCTGGAGCTCAGGCTGAATGAAGGAAGCTGTTCATCAAGCAACGCTGACGGAGTTCATCTCAGGCTCAAAGCACTTCAAAACACTCTAACACATATGCATGCAGCATGA